One window of the Burkholderia ubonensis subsp. mesacidophila genome contains the following:
- a CDS encoding ATP-binding domain-containing protein, translating into MARLIPDDWKSLAATGAAERERETLAALEHALPDSYTVYHGVHWTRAEQGFSVFGEAAFVVVSPAGRVLLIEQKAGFLRETPKGLVKVYLQTERNVPIQLARTQETLHRRLTAALGAGVYGVEALLYCPDYTIRQAAIAGVPSDRIVDATRKAQLAQVIQQILPADEPRVANAPKIHHFLADELALTPDTSALVGQAGTLVTRLSGGLAEWARKLEFTPFRLRVIGTAGSGKTQLAVQAMRDAIAAGRRVLYVCFNRPLADYIARIAPPGAKIANYHQLCDWVARDGGYTPDFDAPDAFGRLEARFAETPVPERWRVDVLIVDEGQDFHPSWATALERLLAPDGAWWWLEDPLQNLYMREPVALPGWVSLKALTNYRSPRDLLDFVRDVVGRVEPLAAELRSGSPFDGSDLVVSAYGDANASPAALADACIDATKRAITQALSLGFRKQDIAVLSYRGREGSALAALDQLGPHQVKRFTGKYDLFGNPEYHDGDVLLDSIYRFKGQSAPCVILTEIDFDTLDARAARKLFVGATRATMKLLLVASARAAAQLTGA; encoded by the coding sequence ATGGCCCGCCTCATCCCCGACGACTGGAAAAGCCTCGCCGCGACCGGCGCGGCGGAACGCGAGCGCGAGACGCTCGCCGCACTCGAACACGCGCTGCCGGACAGCTACACCGTGTACCACGGCGTGCACTGGACCCGCGCCGAACAGGGTTTCTCGGTGTTCGGCGAAGCGGCGTTCGTCGTCGTCAGCCCGGCCGGGCGCGTCCTGCTGATCGAGCAGAAGGCGGGCTTCCTGCGCGAGACGCCGAAGGGGCTCGTCAAGGTCTACCTGCAGACCGAGCGCAACGTGCCGATCCAGCTCGCGCGCACGCAGGAGACGCTGCACCGCCGCCTGACCGCCGCGCTCGGCGCGGGCGTCTACGGCGTGGAGGCTTTGCTCTACTGTCCCGACTACACGATCCGCCAGGCCGCGATCGCGGGCGTCCCGTCCGACCGAATCGTCGACGCGACGCGCAAGGCGCAGCTCGCGCAGGTCATCCAGCAGATCCTGCCCGCCGACGAGCCGCGCGTCGCGAACGCGCCGAAGATCCATCACTTCCTCGCGGACGAGCTGGCGCTCACGCCCGATACGAGCGCGCTCGTCGGGCAGGCCGGCACGCTCGTCACGCGGCTGTCCGGCGGCCTCGCCGAATGGGCCCGCAAGCTCGAGTTCACGCCGTTCCGGCTGCGCGTCATCGGCACCGCGGGCTCGGGCAAGACGCAGCTCGCGGTGCAGGCGATGCGCGACGCGATCGCCGCGGGCCGGCGCGTGCTCTACGTCTGCTTCAACCGGCCGCTCGCCGACTACATCGCGCGCATCGCGCCGCCCGGCGCGAAGATCGCGAACTACCACCAGCTGTGCGACTGGGTAGCGCGCGACGGCGGCTACACGCCGGATTTCGACGCGCCCGACGCGTTCGGGCGGCTCGAAGCGCGCTTCGCGGAAACGCCAGTGCCCGAGCGCTGGCGCGTCGACGTCCTGATCGTCGACGAGGGGCAGGATTTCCATCCGTCATGGGCGACCGCGCTGGAGCGGCTGCTCGCGCCGGACGGCGCGTGGTGGTGGCTGGAGGATCCGTTGCAGAACCTCTATATGCGCGAGCCGGTGGCGCTGCCGGGCTGGGTGTCGCTCAAGGCGCTCACCAACTACCGCAGCCCGCGCGACCTGCTCGATTTCGTGCGCGACGTCGTCGGCCGCGTCGAGCCGCTTGCCGCCGAGCTGCGCTCGGGCAGCCCGTTCGACGGCTCCGATCTCGTCGTGTCCGCCTACGGTGATGCGAACGCGTCGCCCGCCGCGCTGGCCGACGCGTGCATCGACGCGACCAAGCGCGCGATCACGCAGGCGCTGTCGCTCGGATTCCGCAAGCAGGACATCGCGGTGCTGTCGTACCGCGGGCGCGAAGGCTCGGCGCTCGCAGCGCTCGACCAGCTTGGGCCCCACCAGGTCAAGCGCTTTACCGGCAAGTACGACCTGTTCGGCAACCCCGAATACCACGACGGCGACGTGCTGCTCGATTCGATCTATCGCTTCAAGGGGCAATCGGCGCCGTGCGTGATCCTCACCGAGATCGACTTCGACACGCTCGACGCGCGCGCGGCCCGCAAGCTGTTCGTCGGCGCGACCCGCGCGACGATGAAGCTGCTGCTCGTCGCATCGGCGCGCGCGGCTGCGCAGCTCACGGGGGCGTAA
- a CDS encoding helix-turn-helix domain-containing protein → MTTEAITTDSLAVAERVRELMTRNGIGKRQQTTELCRILDLSFSQGHRKLRGSSPWTLAQIKKVAEAYGEPAAQLFGAQTLDPGMVGAYSQEAVLYAGVAEIPCTAWIGAPLEAGARPEFVAYEQNGHWRVLRHSGVLYQNAYDVHKIEIYPRRAESDKLLVAVIDPDRVSATELCRYLERQGFATATFDGLTAFVDALQGQAFDAVVTEWLFDDCTAATGIKAVRTSDNPGAPIFVLTGDLLTGRASEADISEVIRAFDVVCYEKPARMAILSADLAKRLARS, encoded by the coding sequence ATGACCACTGAAGCAATAACCACGGATTCCCTCGCGGTCGCAGAGCGCGTGCGCGAGCTGATGACCCGCAACGGCATCGGCAAGCGGCAGCAGACCACCGAGCTGTGCCGCATCCTCGACCTCAGCTTTTCCCAGGGCCACCGCAAACTGCGCGGCAGCAGCCCGTGGACGCTCGCGCAGATCAAGAAAGTCGCCGAAGCGTACGGCGAGCCCGCCGCGCAGCTGTTCGGCGCGCAGACGCTCGACCCCGGCATGGTCGGCGCGTATTCGCAGGAAGCCGTGCTGTACGCGGGCGTGGCCGAGATTCCGTGCACCGCCTGGATCGGCGCGCCGCTCGAAGCCGGCGCGCGGCCCGAGTTCGTCGCGTACGAGCAGAACGGCCACTGGCGCGTGCTGCGCCATAGCGGCGTGCTCTACCAGAACGCGTACGACGTGCACAAGATCGAAATCTATCCGCGCCGCGCGGAGAGCGACAAACTGCTCGTCGCCGTGATCGACCCCGATCGCGTCAGCGCGACCGAACTGTGCCGCTATCTCGAACGGCAAGGCTTCGCGACGGCCACGTTCGACGGCCTCACGGCATTCGTCGACGCGCTGCAGGGCCAGGCGTTCGACGCGGTCGTCACCGAATGGCTGTTCGACGACTGCACGGCCGCGACCGGGATCAAGGCGGTGCGCACGTCCGACAACCCCGGCGCGCCGATCTTCGTGCTGACGGGCGACCTGCTCACCGGCCGCGCGAGCGAGGCGGACATCAGCGAAGTGATCCGCGCATTCGACGTGGTCTGCTACGAAAAACCCGCACGCATGGCGATCCTCAGCGCGGATCTCGCGAAACGGCTCGCGCGGAGCTGA
- a CDS encoding methyl-accepting chemotaxis protein, with product MNLNALFSRFSIRTRIFSTLGLVAGLLVISGLIGLAGMQSSNRALDEAYNGQLASKTALSASTLNLTIVRTTLDRAMLHPEAPEVPDLLTKADNYLAKADAAWRTYAAMPHDGDESALASRTDAARQALIGQALKPMADAIRTGRRDEADRLLMTVAPPLSVALTQATDALDNFQAAQGKEVFDTAQTYYAWLRAGAVAGIAFGIAACLGCAIGLHFAISQPLARLLTHFRRLSDGDLTSEVRWASRDEMAELVKGVQGMQSSLADTVRQVTRGSEAIVTATHQIAAGNTDLSQRTEEQAAALEETAASMEQLTATVKQNADNAAEAQACADSASQIASKGATVVSEVIGTMNEIDQSSQKVADIIGTIEGIAFQTNILALNAAVEAARAGEQGRGFAVVAGEVRTLAQRSATAAKEIRTLIGESVERVANGSRLVGVAGTTMQDIQQAIARVTSIMTEIAAASNEQRDGIEQVNLAVSQMDQVSQQNAALVEEAAAAAASLEEQADGLRRAVGAFRVA from the coding sequence ATGAACCTGAACGCCCTGTTTTCCCGATTCTCGATCCGGACCCGGATCTTCTCCACGCTTGGCCTGGTTGCCGGCCTGCTCGTCATTTCCGGGCTGATCGGCCTTGCCGGCATGCAAAGCTCGAACCGCGCGCTCGACGAGGCGTATAACGGCCAGCTGGCCTCGAAGACCGCGCTTTCCGCGTCGACCCTGAACCTGACGATCGTGCGCACGACGCTCGATCGCGCGATGCTGCATCCCGAGGCGCCCGAAGTGCCGGATCTGCTGACGAAGGCGGACAACTACCTCGCGAAGGCGGACGCCGCGTGGCGTACCTACGCGGCGATGCCGCACGACGGCGACGAGAGCGCGCTTGCCAGCCGCACGGACGCCGCGCGCCAGGCGCTGATCGGGCAGGCGCTCAAGCCGATGGCCGACGCGATCCGGACCGGCCGCCGCGACGAGGCCGACCGGCTGCTGATGACGGTTGCGCCGCCGCTGTCGGTCGCGCTCACGCAGGCGACCGATGCGCTCGACAACTTCCAGGCGGCACAGGGCAAGGAGGTGTTCGACACCGCGCAGACGTATTACGCATGGCTGCGCGCCGGCGCGGTCGCCGGCATCGCGTTCGGCATCGCCGCGTGCCTCGGCTGCGCGATCGGCCTGCATTTCGCGATCTCGCAGCCGCTTGCCCGGTTGCTGACGCACTTCCGCCGCCTGTCGGACGGCGACCTGACCTCGGAAGTGCGCTGGGCGTCGCGCGACGAGATGGCCGAACTGGTCAAGGGCGTGCAGGGCATGCAGTCCAGCCTCGCCGACACCGTGCGCCAGGTCACGCGGGGTTCCGAGGCGATCGTCACCGCGACGCACCAGATCGCCGCCGGCAACACCGACCTGTCGCAGCGCACCGAGGAGCAGGCCGCCGCACTCGAGGAGACGGCCGCGAGCATGGAGCAGCTGACGGCGACGGTGAAGCAGAACGCCGATAACGCGGCCGAAGCGCAGGCGTGCGCGGACAGCGCGTCCCAGATCGCGTCGAAGGGGGCGACGGTCGTCAGCGAGGTGATCGGCACGATGAACGAGATCGACCAGAGCTCGCAGAAGGTCGCCGACATCATCGGCACGATCGAAGGGATCGCGTTCCAGACCAACATCCTCGCGCTGAATGCCGCCGTGGAAGCGGCGCGCGCGGGCGAGCAGGGCCGCGGCTTCGCGGTGGTCGCGGGCGAGGTGCGCACGCTCGCGCAGCGCTCGGCCACCGCGGCGAAGGAGATCCGCACGCTGATCGGCGAATCGGTCGAGCGCGTCGCGAACGGCTCGCGGCTCGTCGGCGTGGCCGGCACGACGATGCAGGACATCCAGCAGGCGATCGCGCGCGTGACCAGCATCATGACCGAGATCGCGGCGGCGTCGAACGAACAGCGCGACGGGATCGAGCAGGTGAACCTCGCGGTGTCGCAGATGGATCAGGTGTCGCAGCAGAACGCGGCGCTCGTCGAAGAGGCGGCTGCCGCGGCCGCGTCGCTTGAAGAGCAGGCCGATGGCCTGCGCCGCGCGGTCGGCGCGTTCCGCGTCGCGTAA